The genomic interval CGAAGAGGCACAAACACCAAAAAGCTGCTGGGGGAAACCGATCTGGTGACAGACAGAAGCCCCCCGAACGCACAGAGATGGATGGAGCCCCGGCAGCCCCGTCACCCTGCCTGAGCACAGAGCACTACTCGGGAGCAAAAGGCTGTGATGTCCCGAGGAACACACAGCTGTTCCACACACCGCTTGATGAGGGGAATGACACAGCAGACAGAGGAACGCATCCCTAAACCATAAATATTACATCCTGCGGATAGAAACGCTTTCAATTTCCCTGTGcaaccccacaacaaacaaGGACAGCAGCTCAACACTTGCACCCAGGTTATACTCCCTGCAGAATGAAAGCGTTTCGGGTTCTGAGGGAGCTGTACATGCTTTACTTACACCTCTGATGACTTTTCCTACGCCAACTTTGAAACTGAAGGGTttggctgcttttttcttcttggcaCCTGAAAGACAGTTTtatgttcatttgttttaacGTCCCACCAGCATACACCATACTCCTATCCAAAATACTGTTACGGTAATGCTTTATATAAATACCTGTTCTTACTATATTATTTTTAGCCCACTGTCAGATTTTTAGGGGAAAATTTAGTGCTATGCactaaaaacataattaaatgtTGAAGTTGCACCAAGAGCTCAAGCTGCTGAGCAGCCTTCAGATACTGACCCAGTGAACCGGAAAGACTCATTTCTGAATTATTAAAGTTGACGGCACAAGTCATAAACATGTTAGTGAGAAAAAAGCCAACAAGGAATGTGCAACATGACGCAGTCAGTACAGTGAGTCACAGAGAGCATTCCAGTGGCAGCCCCGCCGTTCCTCCCGGCGCCGGGCACCACTACTGCAACAGCGCTTCCAGCCTTCCAGCGTTTCATAGACCCGAATCTTCTGATTGAGACACTGTCACCAAACACCCCAGCGCACTTCTCCGCAGTGGCTGCAGTACAGCAGACTACTTGAATTCACTCCTGCTCCAGCGCCTCCACGTTTCAGGGGGTATTCCAGGAGCACACCGAGTCGTGTCTGGAGAAGCTGACTCCACTGCGGGGACCAGGCTGCACAGGTAAGGGAACCTCCCTACGCGGGAACTGTCGTTCCTCCAAAGCGGTTTCAGTACGGACTAAATCCCCGCATTCCACGTGATCTGCAGCCAAACGCGAGCTCTGGCAGGATGCAGCTGCGTAACTTAACACCAGCCAGCCCTAAGATACTGCCCTGCATCTGCTCATGGAAAATGGGGCTCCGGGGGCGGCTGGGGGGCCACAAAGGCCAGAGCAGCCTGTCAGGACTCCCGCCATGCGCATCTTCCAGAAGCAAAGGCTGCCCGAGGCTGATTAACGGCAACAGCTAATGTCCCGTGTGCACTGGCAGCTAAAGCCAAACCACCTTACTTGTTTGAACATTGGTGTCGAAGACTGTTCCATCCTGTAGTTTTCCTGTGTACCAGCAATGAACAgtgtctcctttctttggaaagTTGGTTTTATCGCCCTTCTTCAAAATTGATTTTGTGTACTTTGGTGGCCCCTAGGTTTATAAAAACAGAGTTGTGACTGCTGCATTGACCAGTGCCACACCAACCACACACAAGACAGAACAACCGCTTGGTTTGCAGAACTAAATAAACATGTGCAGTGttagagaatcacagaatcccagaatgtgaggggttgaagggccctggaaagctcatgcagtgcaatccccccatggagcaggaacacccagatgaggttacacaggaaggtgtccaggcgggttggaatgtctgcacagaaggagactccacaaccccctgggcagcctgggccaggctgtgccaccctcaccaggaagaagtttcttctcaaaattaagtggaacctcctgtgttccagtttgcacccattgccccttgtcctgtcactagttgtcaccagaagagcctggctccaccctcctgacactccccctttccatattgatccccaggaatgagtcccccctcagtctcctcttgtccagctccagagccccagctccctcagcctttcctcacacgggagatgctccactccctccagcatcttggtggctgcgctggactctctccagcagttccctgtcctgctggaactgaggggccacaactggacacaagattccaggtgtggtctccccagggcagagcagaggggcaggagaacctctctgacctactgaccacccccttctaacccaccccaggtcccattggcttcctggccacaagggcccagtgctggctcatggtcaccctgctgtccccaggtccctttccctacactgctcacCCCCTTGTACCCACCGCCGGGGCGGGCTGTGCACCCACCTCCTCCGCGGCCTCCTCGCTCTTGGCCGCCTTCCCCTTGCTCTCCTCCGCCTTTGCGGGCTTCGCCTTCTCCGCCGCCTTCTCCTCGCCGTCCGAGCCCTTGAAGCGCtgcggggatggggacagggcagCGCCGGGTGAGCCGCCCGCCGAGCGCCGCCCGCccgctcccccccgccccataCCTTGCTCCGGAACAGCTGCGTGTAGGCCGCGATCAGCTGCTCCTTGTTCGCCGTCTTCGCCACGTTCTTCACTTGCCCCAGCAGCTTGTGCTCGGCCAGGAACTGCGGGACACGCCGGTGAGCGCTcacgcacacacagacacacgcacagagatagacagacagacggacactTACCGCCTGCGCCGCGTGTTCTTGCAGGAACTTAATGATGTCCTTCTTGGGCAGCGCCTCGCTCCGCAGCTCCTCCGCGCTCCAGGGCTGCGCCGGAcacgccgccgccgccatcttcCCGCCCgccgccacctcctcctcctcctcctcctcctttcgcACCGCCCAAGCTACCCGGCGGGCGCCGGGACGATGGAGGTGGGAGAAGGGGTCGCTCCGCCCTGCGGAGCAGGGCGGAGCGACCCCTTCTCCCACCTCCATCGTCCCGGCGCCCGCGGGGATTTTAAGCGGCGCCGCTGGCAGAAAATGGCGGGTGGCGCGCGTCCCCTCAGAGCACCGGGCGGACTCGCGGCGCGGCCGCTTGAGGGGCGATGAGCGGCGGGCGGCAGAGCACCCTGCCCCAGGCGTGGCGGCTGCCCGCCCAAAATGCTCCGGAGAAGGAGAACGAGGAGGTGGCAGACGATGAGCTGCTGTTGGCGGCGGAGCCAGCGCCGGGTTTCTGTGAGGCCGCGGGCTCCATTTGGATCTACCCCACCAACTACCCGGTGCGCGGTTACCAGGAGCGCATGGCCCGCGCCGCCCTGCTGGGAAACACGCTGGTCTGCCTGCCCACCGGGCTGGGGAAAACCTTCGTGGCCGCCGTCGTCATGTACAATTTTTACCGCTGGTTCCCCTCCGGCAAGGTGCTGTTCCTCGCCCCGACCAAGCCGCTGGTGGCCCAGCAGATGGAGGCGTGTGCCCGGGTCATGGGTATCCCGGGCCGGCACATGGCCGAGATGACAGGTACGGGGTCGGGGTGGCCTcggaggagctgctgggccgAAAGGTGAGGGCAGCGGCCTGAAAAGACGTagtggaggaaaaaggaaacaaacagcagTCTGTTTTTTAGGACAAGAAGATTTCAAAGGGGTTGATGTGAGATCTTTGCAATAGTTAAAAGCCCAGGTCACCAGTGTGAGGGAGGTGGAGCGCTGGGATGTGTTTTCTGGGGTTCACAGAGCTTTGGGGTTTCCACACAGGGCTGTAATTGTCTGCACTGAAAGTCACAGAGTGTCCTGAGCTggagggacccacaagggtcacggagtccagctcctgtccctgcacaggacaccccacaggtcaccccgtgtgtctgaggacggtgtccagtctcttgttgaacactgtcaggttgggctgtgacacctccctggggagcctgttcagtgtccagcacctctggggaagaaccttttcctcatgtcccactgacccccTGGCACATCTGCCGTTCCctggctctgtcactgtcacagagcagagctcagcctgcccctcctgctcctgctgaggaacctgcagcccatgagctctgcgctcagcctgctctgctccagctgaacagacccaggGACTCATGCTCCTTGTATACTCTGTATGAAACCTAAGCCAAAGAGTAATTACCTTTTTTCAAGTTCCTACAAACCCCATGATCTGTAGTCCATTGCTTACTGAAGTAATAGCCTTAATGACTGAACCCATAAGGTGTTTTTAAGTGCAAACCGTTGTCAGAGGTGTGGGTTGGGTGCAGGGCTGCAGGAGGCTGCGGTCATCTTAATCGTTCTAACATTGTTTTCCACAGTTCTGGGTTTATGGTGTgagctgtggggtgtcctgtgcagggacaggagttggactccatgatctttgtgggtcccaactcaggacattctatgattctatggcttTACTAgtttaatgcaaaaaaatctTCATAGTCATTGCATACacgttttttcttcttcccctgcaAATGGGACTAGCGCAAAGGTGTGTGCTATTTTGAAAGCCACCAGTTTCCCAGAGCCAACCTGACCATCTGCCAGCCCTGTCTGCCTTTGCTTTCGCCCTCTGGGTTGTGGCTTGTTAGCAGCGGAACGGTTTGCTAATGTTATTTCTTTAACTTTCAGGGGGAACCCAAGCCCTCAGTCGGAAGGAACTGTGGGCCACCAAGAGAGTCTTTTTCCTTACGCCTCAGATAATGGTGAATGACCTGTGTCGGGGGACATGTCCTGCTGTGGAGGTTAAATGTCTGGTTATCGATGAAGCCCACAAAGCTCTTGGAAATCACGCCTACTGTCAGGTAATGCAGCAGTCACCTCGTGCCTGTCTCACAGTTACGAGAACCTGCCCCTAAACCACATCCAGGATCTCCGTGGAGTGTCACTGTTGTCATTGCTGCAGGGAAATTGTCCCTCATGTCCTTAGCTTTGTGTGAGAGAGACCAGACCGTCCTTCACACGGTCAGTGCCCTGGTTTTAAGTAAAACCTGGATTAAAACTTGCTGTGGTGGGGTGGGAAGCTTTTGAATGTCTgaataaaattttcatttttgtttcaaaacgTTTTTTTGACTGGGGCAATTAAAAAGAGTCAGGAAGCTGTTTCTTTCAGGAGTGTCTGTGTTCACGGGTGTACTGTGCTGTGTTTGTGCTCTGCTGGAGTCACTCTTCAATGGGGGGAGGTATTTTTATCACGAAAAAATGTGGGCTTTTTTGTAAAGTTCCTTATATTAGTTAAATGAGTTcaagatttctttttgaaatcGAGTTTTGTCTCGATTACCAAAGAGTTTGGTGTGTTATCTCGGCTTAACCTCCTATCAGGATGTGACCTGAAAGAGAGTTCCAGCTCTATACCCTGGAGGAACTGATAGGATGTCTCTGGGGTTGTCTCGTTGCCTACCAGCCCAGATTTATGTTTAGTAGCTTTTGCTTCGGCTGTAGCTGAGCCAAGTCTCTTCCGTCCCGGTGTCAGCTTTGTTCTCCGTTCTAGCTAAAGCTTCACATGTCAGTAGAACTGTCAGCTCAATTGGAATTCCTCGTTAGTCTCTGTTCACTTATTCTCTGTAGATTTTTTGTGTATAGTTAGTAATTTTTGTcgtttttttgccttccctgtGCAACGTGAGATGGTTGGTTGGAACGCGCAGTGTTTGCTCTGTGGGAAAATGAAGCGGGGGGCAGTTGGGTTGTCGCTTGTTCAGTAGCCGTCGTGCGTGTCCCCGTTTGGGTCCTAGGGAGGGCTGTGGGATGGGAACCGCCGAGGTCTGAGGAATGTTGAGCCACTTCCCCGGTTGCTAATGCAACGTTTGCACGTGAGACTCAGCTGGCCGCTGGTTGGTGCTGTGCTTGTCATCTAACTTCTGTTCAGATTGCATGGGACCGTGCAtccattatttcctttcttttgagtGGTTCTTCCAACTTATGTTTGGGCAAGCTGCTGGAGTTAGTGCGCTGTTA from Columba livia isolate bColLiv1 breed racing homer chromosome 5, bColLiv1.pat.W.v2, whole genome shotgun sequence carries:
- the FKBP3 gene encoding peptidyl-prolyl cis-trans isomerase FKBP3, with translation MAAAACPAQPWSAEELRSEALPKKDIIKFLQEHAAQAFLAEHKLLGQVKNVAKTANKEQLIAAYTQLFRSKRFKGSDGEEKAAEKAKPAKAEESKGKAAKSEEAAEEGPPKYTKSILKKGDKTNFPKKGDTVHCWYTGKLQDGTVFDTNVQTSAKKKKAAKPFSFKVGVGKVIRGWDEALLTMSKGEKAQLEIEPEWAYGKKGQPDAKIPPNAKLLFEVELVDIE